One Armatimonadota bacterium genomic window carries:
- a CDS encoding nitroreductase family deazaflavin-dependent oxidoreductase, producing the protein MDLSCIPPQQLRRWFKSFNKFMVLLWRLGLGSYGNGTRYGGYVMVLKHTGRKTGLTRLTPLNFAEVGGDIYCTAGFGQTADWYRNITANPRVEVWLPDSRWSGLAEDVTGRSDRIDLFRRVIIASGFAGPLYGVNEKKSTDAEVEGLLGTYRLVRIRREQTITGRGGPGDLAWVWPLAVLVLLLLLARRRHRNKGEAEGRGRNR; encoded by the coding sequence CTCCGCAGGTGGTTCAAGTCCTTCAACAAGTTCATGGTTCTGTTGTGGCGCCTGGGCCTCGGGAGCTATGGGAACGGCACCAGGTACGGCGGATACGTCATGGTCCTCAAGCACACCGGCAGGAAGACCGGCCTCACCCGCCTGACTCCCCTGAACTTCGCCGAGGTGGGCGGCGACATCTACTGCACGGCCGGCTTCGGGCAGACGGCGGACTGGTACCGCAATATCACGGCCAACCCTCGGGTAGAGGTCTGGCTGCCTGACAGCCGGTGGTCGGGGTTGGCAGAGGACGTCACAGGAAGGTCGGATCGAATCGATCTGTTTCGCAGGGTCATCATAGCCAGCGGCTTCGCGGGCCCCCTGTACGGGGTGAACGAGAAGAAGAGCACCGATGCGGAAGTAGAGGGCCTGCTGGGGACCTACAGGCTTGTCCGTATACGGCGCGAGCAGACCATCACCGGGCGTGGCGGTCCTGGGGACCTGGCATGGGTGTGGCCCCTGGCGGTGCTCGTCCTCCTCCTTTTGCTGGCCAGAAGGCGACATCGAAACAAGGGTGAGGCCGAAGGAAGAGGCCGTAACCGCTAG